In the Penaeus vannamei isolate JL-2024 unplaced genomic scaffold, ASM4276789v1 unanchor766, whole genome shotgun sequence genome, one interval contains:
- the LOC138861065 gene encoding uncharacterized protein, whose amino-acid sequence MEFGLDASTLQLCAQARGRVSGCPTHLSVASYRELLHQLPHAAQTDQTNGAALYVTAVVVFYVALLMVLVGGGLRRRAVRPPTPSGRRHILTYSPTSRVATPALADHHPQPVASAAQV is encoded by the exons ATGGAATTTGGACTTGATGCGTCAACACTCCAGCTATGCGCTCAAGCAAG AGGGCGAGTATCTGGCTGCCCTACCCATCTGAGCGTGGCCAGCTATCGCGAGCTCCTGCACCAACTGCCTCACGCCGCACAGACAGATCAAACCAACGGCGCCGCTCTCTATGTCACA GCCGTCGTGGTGTTTTATGTGGCGCTCCTGATGGTGCTGGTGGGAGGGGGGCTGCGACGAAGAGCAGTGCGCCCTCCCACGCCCTCGGGGCGCCGCCACATCCTTACCTACTCGCCCACAAGTCGCGTCGCTACGCCCGCGCTGGCTGACCACCACCCGCAGCCCGTGGCCTCGGCTGCGCAGGTGTAA